The window AAAAAAGCATATACTTCCGGTAAAGAAGGAGCCGGATTGGTAGAGGATGCCCTGGGGTTATTGCTCCCTTCAGAAGAAAACCTTTTAGAACTGGTAGGTTTGGGGGCTTCTTATGAAGATACGTTCACCTTTGTCTATGACGGAACATACAAAGTAAACAATAAAGATGGTCAAAGTTTAATGGGACTCGTATATGCCAGCATAGAGCATCAGGCTAATATTACGGCAATATCGTATGATGTAAATAATGTGCCACTGGCTCATGTGTTATACACCCCGAAGCAAGATGCCACCTGGGAGCTGGTCGAAGGAAATTTTACAGTTAATGCTGCTGCCGGTCCGGTAGAATTTAACAATAAGAAACAATTGGTACTGGATGAATATTTCGGGTTTAAAGACAAGAAAGTACTGGTGATTTTAAAAGAGATCAATGAAACGACTATGAATGTTGCTCTCGGTATACATACGGTACCTGAAGCCTATGAGTATCCGACCTTATTATTTCATTTATCTTTTGAAGCCTTATAAACAGATATGTAACGTGAGTCCGGTTTGTTTTCGGCTGATAATCAGTTTTTTGTTTTAAGGATGGCCCTTTGGCTGCCACTCAGGATAAACAAAAGTCGGAACCTTATTTTAAAAGCACCGGTATGACAGGGTATTATATTAATGATCATTTGTGTTGTATTGAACTTACGTTATGTAAATATATTTTAACTTAGAGCAGCTATAAAGTACAGAAGATATGGATGATGGTTTGTTAAAGAGACAAGAGGTGTTTTTTTCCTCCCGGAAAACGATGAGTGTAACTTACAGGAAGCAAATGTTGGAGGCTCTTCGTCGGCAGGTGTCGAAGTATGAAGAAGTTATATGTGAAGCCGTTTATGCCGATTTTAAAAAGCCCCGGTTTGAGACGATGGCTACTGAAACCCAACTGGTATTGGCAGAAATAGATCATGCGATTAAAAATGTAAGACAGTGGTCAAGGCCGGAACAGGTGCGTTCTAACTGGTTGAACTTTCCCTCTTCTGACCGGATTTATAAAGAGCCCTATGGAAAGGTTTTAATTATTGCTCCCTGGAACTATCCGTTCCAGCTGGCTATCGCCCCTTTAATAGGCGCAATAGCTGCGGGAAATACAGTTGTAATCAAGCCCTCTGAGCTTACACCGAATACTTCTGCTGTCATTGCTAAAATGATTATGGAAGTTTATCCTGAAGATTATATAGCTGTTGTTGAAGGAGGCGTCGAAGTGTCTCAAAAGTTGTTAAGCTTTCAGTGGGATTATATCTTTTTTACGGGAAGTACGCAGGTCGGTAAGATCGTTTATGAAAGCGCTGCAAAACATCTGACACCTGTTACCCTGGAATTAGGAGGTAAAAACCCGTGTATTGTTGATGAGACGGCCAAAATAGATTTGGCTGCAAAACGAATCGTATGGGGAAAATTTATCAATGCGGGGCAAACCTGTATTGCTCCGGACTATATCCTTGTACATAGCTCTGTAAAACAGCAATTAATCGATTCGCTAAAAAAACATATCGAAAAAAGTTACGGATCGCAGATAGAAGCATCACCCGATTTTGCACGTATAGTGAATGAACGTCATCATCAGCGATTACTGAGCCTGTTGGAAGGGCAAGAGGTTATTTACGGCGGGGCTAACAATAAAGAGGATAATTATTTGTCGCCTACGCTTGTGCTTGAACCTGATGTGGAAAGCAACTTGATGAAGGAGGAGATATTCGGGCCTATTTTACCTGTTATAGCTTATGATACCGAAGAAGAGATCCAAAGTTATATAACCAGGTACAATAAACCGTTAGCAACATACCTGTTCTCGACCAGAAAGCGCTATCAGCAGAAATTGATAAACACGTTTAGTTTTGGGGGAGGCGCTATAAACGATACGGTGATACATATAGCCAATAAAGACCTGCCGTTTGGCGGTGTGGGGAGTAGTGGGATCGGGGCTTATCACGGAAAACTGTCATTCGATCTTTTTTCACATCATAAATCGGTGCTGAAAAAGGCC of the Zhouia spongiae genome contains:
- a CDS encoding PKD domain-containing protein codes for the protein MKTLKIYGLVILSVLLTNCSSDDTEVPLADFQFLVEGTLVTFNGTIANAESISWDFGDGQSSSEEDPVHAYQAAGTYTVIMKVSGPGGAFTETKEVTILPSLEILLTGGQAKPEGKSWKLKKAYTSGKEGAGLVEDALGLLLPSEENLLELVGLGASYEDTFTFVYDGTYKVNNKDGQSLMGLVYASIEHQANITAISYDVNNVPLAHVLYTPKQDATWELVEGNFTVNAAAGPVEFNNKKQLVLDEYFGFKDKKVLVILKEINETTMNVALGIHTVPEAYEYPTLLFHLSFEAL
- a CDS encoding aldehyde dehydrogenase; this translates as MDDGLLKRQEVFFSSRKTMSVTYRKQMLEALRRQVSKYEEVICEAVYADFKKPRFETMATETQLVLAEIDHAIKNVRQWSRPEQVRSNWLNFPSSDRIYKEPYGKVLIIAPWNYPFQLAIAPLIGAIAAGNTVVIKPSELTPNTSAVIAKMIMEVYPEDYIAVVEGGVEVSQKLLSFQWDYIFFTGSTQVGKIVYESAAKHLTPVTLELGGKNPCIVDETAKIDLAAKRIVWGKFINAGQTCIAPDYILVHSSVKQQLIDSLKKHIEKSYGSQIEASPDFARIVNERHHQRLLSLLEGQEVIYGGANNKEDNYLSPTLVLEPDVESNLMKEEIFGPILPVIAYDTEEEIQSYITRYNKPLATYLFSTRKRYQQKLINTFSFGGGAINDTVIHIANKDLPFGGVGSSGIGAYHGKLSFDLFSHHKSVLKKANWIDIPLRYPPYTLPKKLAKKIKWMF